A genomic segment from Ramlibacter agri encodes:
- the serB gene encoding phosphoserine phosphatase SerB — MPSEISPGLVIQGFTPPLRLSDFRLVAFDMDSTLINIECVDEIADAVGKKEEVAAITEAAMRGEITDYKESLRRRVALLEGVTVADMEQVYTQRLQLNPGAEALVQACKAAGLKVLLVSGGFTFFTDRIRDRLGIDYTRSNMLEVRSGPNCGELTGRMVDQEWGDICDGAEKRKMFLETCARLGISPGQAIAMGDGANDLPMMGEAGLSVAYHAKPKVREQAMVQINAGGLDRLLEVLR, encoded by the coding sequence ATGCCGTCCGAAATTTCCCCCGGCCTGGTCATCCAGGGCTTTACGCCGCCGTTGCGCCTTTCCGACTTCCGCCTGGTCGCCTTCGACATGGACTCCACGCTGATCAACATCGAGTGCGTGGACGAGATCGCCGATGCCGTCGGCAAGAAGGAAGAGGTGGCGGCCATCACCGAAGCCGCCATGCGCGGAGAGATCACCGACTACAAGGAAAGCCTGCGCCGCCGCGTCGCCCTGCTCGAAGGCGTGACCGTCGCCGACATGGAGCAGGTCTACACCCAGCGCCTGCAGCTGAACCCCGGCGCCGAGGCGCTGGTGCAGGCCTGCAAGGCCGCCGGCCTGAAGGTGCTGCTGGTCTCCGGCGGCTTCACCTTCTTCACCGACCGCATCCGCGACCGGCTGGGCATCGACTACACCCGCTCCAACATGCTGGAAGTGCGCTCCGGGCCCAACTGCGGCGAGCTGACCGGCCGCATGGTGGACCAGGAATGGGGCGACATCTGCGATGGCGCCGAGAAGCGCAAGATGTTCCTCGAGACCTGCGCCAGGCTGGGCATCAGCCCCGGGCAGGCCATCGCCATGGGCGACGGCGCCAACGACCTGCCCATGATGGGCGAGGCCGGCCTGTCGGTGGCCTACCACGCCAAGCCGAAGGTGCGCGAGCAGGCGATGGTGCAGATCAACGCCGGCGGCCTCGACCGCCTGCTGGAAGTCCTGCGCTAG
- the ispF gene encoding 2-C-methyl-D-erythritol 2,4-cyclodiphosphate synthase: MKLRVGEGWDTHALVPGRRLLLGGVEIPFDRGLLGHSDADALLHAITDALLGGAGLGDIGRHFPDTDERFRGADSIVLLREAALRVRQAGWNIANVDSTIVAQAPKLAPYIEAMRVRIAEALDLQPAEVNVKAKTAEKMGPVGMGQSIEARAVVLLTA, from the coding sequence ATGAAGTTGAGAGTTGGCGAAGGCTGGGACACGCACGCGCTGGTGCCCGGCCGCAGGTTGCTGCTGGGCGGCGTCGAGATTCCCTTCGACCGCGGGCTGCTGGGCCACTCGGACGCGGACGCGCTGCTGCACGCGATCACCGACGCGCTTCTCGGCGGCGCCGGGCTGGGTGACATCGGCCGCCATTTCCCCGACACCGACGAGCGTTTCCGCGGCGCCGATTCCATCGTGCTGTTGCGCGAAGCGGCGCTGCGCGTGCGCCAGGCCGGCTGGAACATCGCCAATGTGGACAGCACGATCGTGGCGCAGGCGCCGAAGCTGGCGCCTTACATCGAGGCGATGCGGGTGCGGATCGCCGAGGCGCTGGATCTCCAGCCGGCTGAAGTGAACGTGAAGGCCAAGACCGCGGAGAAGATGGGGCCGGTGGGCATGGGGCAGAGCATCGAGGCGCGGGCGGTGGTGCTGCTTACGGCTTGA
- the ispD gene encoding 2-C-methyl-D-erythritol 4-phosphate cytidylyltransferase, with translation MNQTTPRFFALIPCAGNGSRAGTAGPKQYERVAGQPLVWHTLSAFAGVKRIARTLVVVAPTDGFFERNPTTSALVVTCGGATRAQSVANGLRELRRAGAVDGDWVLVHDAARCLVTPELIDRLIDTCANDEVGGLLAHPLPDTLKIGEDGRVAATVNRANKWQAQTPQMFRLGMLRQALEAAGDEITDESSAIEAMGLKPLLVEAGAQNFKVTYPEDFQMAEAVLRGRNR, from the coding sequence ATGAACCAAACTACTCCCCGCTTCTTCGCCCTGATTCCCTGCGCCGGCAATGGCAGCCGGGCCGGGACCGCCGGGCCCAAGCAGTACGAGCGCGTGGCCGGCCAGCCGCTGGTCTGGCACACCCTGTCGGCCTTTGCCGGCGTCAAGCGCATCGCCCGCACGCTGGTGGTCGTGGCGCCCACCGACGGCTTTTTCGAGCGCAACCCCACCACCTCCGCCCTGGTCGTGACCTGTGGCGGCGCCACGCGCGCCCAGAGCGTGGCCAACGGCCTGCGCGAACTGCGCCGCGCCGGCGCCGTCGACGGCGACTGGGTGCTGGTGCACGACGCCGCCCGCTGCCTGGTCACGCCGGAGCTGATCGACCGCCTCATCGACACCTGCGCGAACGACGAGGTGGGCGGCCTGCTGGCGCACCCGCTGCCCGACACGCTGAAGATCGGCGAGGACGGCCGCGTCGCCGCCACGGTCAACCGCGCCAACAAGTGGCAGGCCCAGACGCCGCAGATGTTCCGCCTGGGCATGCTGCGGCAGGCCCTGGAGGCCGCCGGTGACGAGATCACCGACGAATCCAGCGCCATCGAGGCCATGGGGCTGAAGCCGCTGCTGGTGGAAGCCGGCGCGCAGAACTTCAAGGTCACCTATCCCGAGGACTTCCAGATGGCCGAAGCGGTGCTCCGCGGCCGAAACCGCTGA
- the mfd gene encoding transcription-repair coupling factor has product MDLPKLTPGRRMTLPRPTGSADALLLARVAQREREAQRLTAIVTADANDAQRLLDELAFFAPELRCALFPDWETLPYDQFSPHQDLISERLATLWRILQREADVVLVPASTALYRLAPPGFLAGYTFHFQQGQKLDEARLKAQLTLAGYNHVTQVVSPGEYAVRGGLIDLFPMGSPVPYRVDLFDDEVDSIRTFDPDTQRSLYPVPEVRLLPGREFPMDDDARARFRSRWRELLEGDPTKSRIYKDMGNGVATAGIEYYLPLFFEDTATVFDYLGEASTVVLHGDLEPSFQRFWQDTRDRYRLVQGDPERPVLPPDALFLSSEQFFVRANAHAQLALKSIPQEDGYAEFRRLPNISVVRGAEDPLKNFKYHAEQSSHRVLVLAESAGRRESLLDFLRASHLTLPAFDSLAEFQASAEKLGIATAAVAQGFAWQDEEIDLVTETELFASAPTARRRKKQEQVSDVDALIKDLSELNVGDPVVHAQHGIGRYKGLVNLDLGQGNTEFLHLEYAGDATLYVPVSQLHLISRYTGVGAEEAPLHKLGSGQWEKAKRKAAEQVRDTAAELLNLYARRAARQGHAFRYSPQDYEQFANDFGFDETPDQNAAIHAVIQDMVSPHPMDRLVCGDVGFGKTEVALRAAFIAITGGKQVAFLAPTTLLAEQHYQTLVDRFSKWPVKVAEMSRFRSTKEINAAVKGLEDGSIDIVVGTHKLLSQSTKFKNLGLLIIDEEHRFGVRHKEAVKAMRAEVDVLTLTATPIPRTLGMALEGLRDLSVIATAPQRRLAIKTFVRNEGSGVIREAVLRELKRGGQVYFLHNEVETIQNRRQQLEALLPEARIAVAHGQMPERELERVMRDFVQQRFNMLLCSTIIETGIDVPSANTIVMARADKFGLAQLHQLRGRVGRSHHQAYAYLMVPDVEGLTKQAAQRLEAIQQMEELGSGFYLAMHDLEIRGAGEVLGENQSGNMLEVGFQLYNEMLSEAVKSLKAGKEPDLLSPLSVTTEINLHAPALLPDDYCGDVHLRLSFYKKLATAKNVDQIDRLLEEIVDRFGKLPPQAQCLIDVHRLRVLARPYGVVKVDAAPTVIHITFKPNPPIEPLTIIQLVQKNKHIKLAGNDKLRIEKSLVDAKDRAQMVRDVLKSLGTPKATETA; this is encoded by the coding sequence ATGGATTTACCCAAGCTCACTCCTGGCCGCCGGATGACGTTGCCGCGGCCCACCGGCTCGGCCGATGCACTGCTGCTCGCGCGGGTGGCCCAGCGCGAGCGCGAAGCCCAGCGGCTGACCGCCATCGTCACGGCCGACGCCAACGACGCCCAGCGCCTGCTCGACGAACTCGCCTTCTTCGCGCCGGAACTGCGCTGCGCCCTGTTTCCCGACTGGGAAACCCTGCCGTACGACCAGTTCTCGCCCCACCAGGACCTGATCAGCGAGCGCCTGGCGACGCTGTGGCGCATCCTGCAGCGCGAGGCCGACGTCGTGCTGGTGCCCGCCAGCACCGCGCTGTACCGGCTGGCGCCGCCCGGCTTCCTGGCCGGCTACACCTTCCATTTCCAGCAGGGCCAGAAGCTGGACGAGGCTCGCCTGAAGGCGCAGCTGACGCTGGCAGGCTACAACCATGTGACGCAAGTGGTGAGCCCGGGCGAATACGCGGTGCGCGGCGGCCTCATCGACCTGTTCCCCATGGGCTCGCCGGTGCCTTACCGGGTCGACCTGTTCGACGACGAGGTCGACTCCATCCGCACCTTCGATCCGGACACGCAGCGCAGCCTGTACCCGGTGCCCGAGGTTCGGCTGCTGCCGGGCCGCGAGTTCCCGATGGACGACGATGCGCGGGCGCGCTTCCGCAGCCGCTGGCGCGAGCTGCTGGAAGGCGACCCGACCAAGAGCCGCATCTACAAGGACATGGGCAACGGCGTCGCCACCGCCGGCATCGAGTACTACCTGCCGCTGTTCTTCGAGGACACGGCCACGGTGTTCGACTACCTCGGCGAGGCTTCGACCGTGGTGCTGCATGGCGACCTGGAGCCTTCCTTCCAGCGCTTCTGGCAGGACACGCGTGACCGCTACCGCCTGGTGCAGGGCGACCCCGAGCGGCCGGTGCTGCCGCCGGACGCGCTCTTCCTCAGCTCCGAGCAGTTCTTCGTGCGCGCCAACGCGCATGCGCAGCTGGCGCTGAAGTCGATTCCGCAGGAGGACGGCTACGCCGAATTCCGCCGGCTGCCGAACATCTCGGTCGTGCGCGGCGCGGAAGACCCGCTGAAGAACTTCAAGTACCACGCGGAGCAGAGTTCGCACCGCGTGCTGGTGCTGGCCGAAAGCGCCGGCCGGCGCGAAAGCCTGCTGGACTTCCTGCGCGCGAGCCACCTGACGCTGCCCGCCTTCGACTCGCTGGCGGAGTTCCAGGCCAGCGCCGAAAAGCTGGGCATCGCCACCGCCGCCGTGGCCCAGGGCTTCGCCTGGCAGGACGAGGAGATCGACCTCGTCACCGAGACGGAGTTGTTCGCCTCCGCGCCGACCGCGCGCCGCCGCAAGAAGCAGGAACAGGTCAGCGACGTCGACGCGCTGATCAAGGACCTGTCGGAGCTGAACGTCGGCGACCCCGTGGTCCACGCGCAGCACGGCATCGGCCGCTACAAGGGCCTCGTGAACCTGGACCTGGGCCAGGGCAACACCGAATTCCTGCACCTGGAGTACGCCGGCGACGCGACGCTGTACGTGCCGGTCAGCCAGCTGCACCTGATCTCGCGCTACACCGGCGTCGGCGCCGAGGAAGCGCCGCTGCACAAGCTGGGCTCCGGCCAGTGGGAAAAGGCCAAGCGCAAGGCGGCCGAACAGGTGCGCGACACCGCGGCCGAACTGCTGAACCTCTATGCGCGGCGCGCGGCGCGGCAAGGCCATGCCTTCCGCTATTCGCCGCAGGACTACGAGCAGTTCGCCAACGACTTCGGCTTCGACGAGACGCCGGACCAGAACGCCGCCATCCACGCGGTGATCCAGGACATGGTGTCGCCGCATCCGATGGACCGCCTGGTCTGCGGCGACGTGGGCTTCGGCAAGACCGAGGTGGCGCTGCGCGCCGCCTTCATCGCCATCACCGGTGGCAAGCAGGTGGCCTTCCTCGCGCCGACCACGCTGCTGGCGGAGCAGCACTACCAGACCCTGGTGGATCGCTTCAGCAAGTGGCCGGTGAAGGTGGCGGAGATGAGCCGCTTCCGCAGCACCAAGGAGATCAATGCCGCGGTGAAGGGGCTGGAGGACGGCAGCATCGACATCGTCGTCGGCACGCACAAGCTGCTCTCGCAGTCGACCAAGTTCAAGAACCTGGGCCTCCTGATCATCGACGAGGAGCACCGTTTCGGCGTGCGCCACAAGGAGGCGGTCAAGGCCATGCGGGCCGAAGTGGACGTGCTCACGCTGACCGCTACACCGATCCCCCGCACCCTGGGGATGGCGCTGGAAGGCCTGCGCGACCTGTCGGTGATCGCCACCGCACCGCAGCGGCGCCTGGCGATCAAGACCTTCGTGCGCAACGAAGGCAGCGGCGTCATCCGCGAAGCCGTGCTGCGCGAGCTGAAACGCGGCGGCCAGGTCTACTTCCTGCACAACGAGGTCGAAACCATCCAGAACCGGCGCCAGCAGCTGGAAGCCCTGCTTCCGGAAGCCCGCATCGCGGTGGCCCACGGCCAGATGCCGGAGCGCGAACTGGAGCGCGTGATGCGCGACTTCGTGCAGCAGCGCTTCAACATGCTGCTGTGCTCCACCATCATCGAAACCGGCATCGACGTGCCGAGCGCCAACACCATCGTCATGGCCCGCGCCGACAAGTTCGGCCTGGCGCAGCTGCACCAGCTGCGCGGCCGGGTCGGCCGCAGCCACCACCAGGCCTATGCCTACCTGATGGTGCCGGACGTGGAAGGCCTCACCAAGCAGGCGGCGCAGCGGCTCGAAGCGATCCAGCAGATGGAGGAACTCGGCTCCGGCTTCTACCTGGCGATGCACGACCTGGAGATCCGCGGCGCCGGCGAGGTGCTGGGCGAGAACCAGAGCGGCAACATGCTGGAGGTGGGCTTCCAGCTCTATAACGAGATGCTGTCGGAAGCGGTGAAGTCGCTGAAGGCCGGCAAGGAGCCCGACCTGCTGTCGCCGCTGTCGGTCACCACCGAAATCAACCTGCATGCGCCGGCCCTGCTGCCGGACGACTACTGCGGCGACGTGCACCTGCGGCTGTCCTTCTACAAGAAGCTGGCCACGGCGAAGAACGTCGACCAGATCGACCGCCTGCTGGAGGAAATCGTCGACCGCTTCGGCAAGCTGCCGCCGCAGGCGCAGTGCCTGATCGACGTGCACCGCCTGCGCGTGCTGGCGCGGCCCTATGGCGTGGTGAAGGTGGACGCGGCGCCGACGGTGATCCACATCACCTTCAAGCCGAATCCGCCCATCGAGCCCTTGACGATCATCCAGCTGGTGCAGAAGAACAAGCACATCAAGCTGGCCGGAAACGACAAGCTGCGCATCGAGAAGTCGCTGGTCGACGCCAAGGACCGGGCGCAGATGGTGCGGGACGTGCTGAAGTCGCTGGGGACGCCGAAGGCCACCGAGACGGCCTGA
- a CDS encoding Crp/Fnr family transcriptional regulator has translation MDDFREHTDSWGKDVAIAEPERPAATLCMACPVRRLCVGSLAAEAGTRLLRGMLAGRQRLRAGQRLDPRAAGPGVLHVVHEGALKSVAPDGQVRAFHFPGELAAAEGLGGLRDAGMVVALEDSELCAIRWMARDGGQTAAYQARLWDMASREIVRERGQSAWLAGLAPLRRVAAFLSLVALRLRVHGAPVGELRLVASPAEIAGYLGLADGATGEALDRLESRRLLERHGLVTCILRPELLQREAQRSW, from the coding sequence ATGGACGACTTCAGGGAGCACACCGACTCCTGGGGCAAGGATGTGGCGATCGCGGAGCCGGAACGGCCCGCGGCGACCCTGTGCATGGCTTGCCCGGTGCGGCGGCTTTGCGTCGGCAGCCTGGCGGCCGAAGCCGGCACCCGGCTGCTGCGGGGCATGCTGGCGGGCCGGCAGCGCCTGCGCGCTGGCCAGAGGCTGGATCCGCGAGCCGCCGGGCCCGGTGTCCTGCACGTGGTGCACGAAGGCGCGCTGAAATCGGTCGCCCCCGATGGCCAGGTGCGCGCCTTCCACTTCCCGGGTGAACTCGCAGCCGCCGAAGGGCTGGGCGGCCTGCGCGATGCCGGCATGGTGGTCGCCCTGGAGGATTCCGAGCTTTGCGCGATTCGCTGGATGGCGCGCGACGGCGGCCAGACCGCGGCCTACCAGGCGCGCCTGTGGGACATGGCCAGCCGCGAGATCGTGCGCGAGCGCGGGCAGTCCGCCTGGCTGGCGGGCCTCGCCCCGCTGCGCCGCGTCGCTGCCTTTCTCTCGCTGGTGGCACTGCGACTGCGGGTGCACGGCGCGCCGGTAGGGGAGTTGCGGCTGGTGGCGTCCCCCGCGGAAATCGCCGGCTACCTGGGGCTGGCGGACGGGGCCACCGGCGAAGCGCTGGACCGGCTGGAGAGCCGGCGGCTGCTGGAACGCCACGGCCTGGTCACCTGCATCCTGCGGCCCGAGCTGCTGCAGCGGGAAGCGCAACGCAGCTGGTGA
- a CDS encoding response regulator has protein sequence MHSVLIIDDHDIVRFGLEALLARCPQVHVVGSADCLRGALEQVRRLQPDLVISDMGLGDSNGVDTVRALAQAQAGRALLVLSMQDELLYGEQALALGAHGYLMKGNVQANLVPAVLTVLHGGSWVSPRLNSKLVNRYLRRNAAVRQQSDAGVASLSARELQVLELLRSGKTTKEIALVLQLSTRTVDIHRANMKRKLGLRSGSELIAYASRLP, from the coding sequence GTGCACTCCGTCCTGATCATCGATGACCATGACATCGTCCGGTTCGGCCTGGAGGCCTTGCTGGCACGTTGCCCGCAAGTCCACGTGGTGGGCTCGGCCGACTGCCTGCGCGGCGCGCTGGAACAGGTGCGGCGCCTGCAGCCCGACCTGGTGATCAGCGACATGGGCCTGGGCGATTCCAACGGCGTCGACACGGTGCGCGCGCTGGCGCAGGCCCAGGCCGGCCGGGCGCTGCTGGTGCTGTCGATGCAGGACGAACTGCTGTACGGCGAGCAGGCGCTGGCCCTCGGCGCCCACGGCTACCTCATGAAAGGCAACGTCCAGGCGAACCTGGTGCCGGCCGTCCTGACGGTGCTGCACGGCGGCAGCTGGGTGAGCCCGCGGCTGAACTCGAAGCTGGTCAACCGCTACCTGCGGCGCAATGCGGCCGTCCGGCAGCAGTCGGACGCCGGCGTCGCTTCGCTCAGCGCGCGCGAACTGCAGGTGCTGGAACTGCTGCGCAGCGGCAAGACGACCAAGGAAATCGCGCTGGTGCTGCAACTGAGCACCCGTACGGTGGACATCCACCGCGCGAACATGAAGCGCAAGCTGGGGCTGCGCAGCGGCTCCGAACTGATCGCCTACGCTTCCCGCCTACCTTGA